AATATTTTAAAGGGAACTTCTCCGGCAAAGCTATAAAAATATATTTGAATACCTGAGTCGTTTTTCATTTAAATATTCTTTTAAAGACAGGATGTAAAAATGCAAAAAAAAGACGGATTTATTGACTATCTTGTTGAGCTTCCCAATTATCTCACTATTTTTATAACTCCCATTTACTTTCTTACCATCGGACCTATGCTTATCGAGATGAGCAGAGATACAGGTTTCAGTACTGAAAACTTAAACCTTATTATTACATTCTTTACAATAGGTCTTGTATCTGGACAGCTGACCTCAATAATATATAACCGGTTTATGAAAAAAGTAGTGATTCTTACTGCAGGCTATATTTTGCAGATCTGTTTTTTAGTTGCTTTGAGTTTTGCAAGGGACTTAATTGTTTTTTATGTTTTATATGTATTGTTAGGGTATGTTGCAGGTGTTATCTGGATACAGGCAACCAATTATATTCTGGAAAGTAAAATTAATAATAAGCCACGTCTTACAACTATTTTCCTAAGTTTTTATCCCGTGGGAAATTTTGTAGCGCCTTTTATAGCATCAAGCCTTATAAAAAATAATCTGAACTGGAGATACTCATATTATATAACTGCTTTTATTGTGCTTATAGTTTTGCTGCTATATTTCTTTGTGAAAAAAATAAATAAAAAAGAAAATATCTTAAACGAAACAAAGGAAAAAATAAATTTTAAAGAGATTTTCAAAATCAGATATATCAATATTATTTTTATACTTGGCTGCACTTTTCTTTTCTTCTATGTTATTCCCGAGACGATTTTTGCTACATGGTCGGCCACTTTTTTAAGAAAATTAAGATTTTTTGAAATAGATAAAGCAAGTCTTGCTGTTTCGATATTCTGGATGGCAATTTTTGCCGGCAGGATGATAGTAAGCACGTTTGCAGGAAAAATCAAATCAAATTATATTATGCTTGTCCTTTCTGCAATGGGGGTAATATCAATGGCTTTCTTTGTGATTGTAAAATCTCCTGTATTTATTTATCCGGCAATAGCACTTGCCGGTCTGGGGTGTTCCGGAATTATTACCCTTGGAATTGCTGATGCAAGCACCGTCTATGAGAAAGGCAGGGGTTTGCTTGCAAGCATTGTGTTTGCTGTTGTGAATTTCGGCACTTCAATTACTCCGTTTATTACGAAATTTATTTCAGCCCGAAGTCTCTCCTGGTCTGTGGGTGTAGCGGCCGTATTTATGTTTTTAACTTTCCTGACCATAATCGTTAAAATAATTTATGAGAAGAAAAATATAAATAAGGCAGAGACAGCAATCTGATTTACTGCGTGATTTTTACAGCAAAGCATTGTCAGGGCATAGCGCTGTCTGAATAATTACAAATTATATCTATTAAAGCTATAATTATTAGGAAAAATACATTAAATATATTATCAAAAAAAATTCTTGAGTAAGTAAAATAACACTTTAAAACAATAAAAATAATAAGGATAAGGTTAAAATGAAAGATTTTAATGACGTTGCGCCAGTGATTCTGCCCGAGGAAGGTTTTGAAGGGGACTATATCATTGCTTCATATTTTTATATTGCAAAATCTGATGAGGATATATACGAAAAGGCAAAATCATTTGCAGTAGGTCAGACAATAGGCACATGGGTGCCTGTTCCGGGAATAACACCGGAAATGAAAAGAAAATATGGCGGAAAACTGGTAAGCATTTATGATATTCCGCCTGCTGAACTGACCCCTGATTTGCCGGAAGAGACATATCATATAATACAGATAGCTTTTCCTGATGAGAATTTTTCTCCTCAGTTTCCGATGCTGATGACTACGCTTCTGGGAAATGATGTCTCTACTTCAGCCCAGGTAAAGCTGATAGACATCAAATTTTCAGGAAAATTTCTGAAAGCTTTTAAAGGTCCCAGATTTGGAACTGATGGAGTTTATGATTATATGGGTCTTGGTTCTGAAAGAAGGCCTATCGTGCTGAATATGATAAAGCCCTGTCTTGGATATTCTGCAAGTGAAGGAGCAGCTATTTTCAAACAGATTGCTCTTGGAGGTGTAGATATCATAAAAGATGATGAATTATTTGCAGATACAAGCTACAGCTCCATTAAAGACAGAGTCCGTTTATATAAAAAAGCGGCAAATGAGGTGTATGAACAGACAGGCCACCTGACAAGATATTGTGTAAATATTACTG
This region of Actinomycetota bacterium genomic DNA includes:
- a CDS encoding MFS transporter translates to MQKKDGFIDYLVELPNYLTIFITPIYFLTIGPMLIEMSRDTGFSTENLNLIITFFTIGLVSGQLTSIIYNRFMKKVVILTAGYILQICFLVALSFARDLIVFYVLYVLLGYVAGVIWIQATNYILESKINNKPRLTTIFLSFYPVGNFVAPFIASSLIKNNLNWRYSYYITAFIVLIVLLLYFFVKKINKKENILNETKEKINFKEIFKIRYINIIFILGCTFLFFYVIPETIFATWSATFLRKLRFFEIDKASLAVSIFWMAIFAGRMIVSTFAGKIKSNYIMLVLSAMGVISMAFFVIVKSPVFIYPAIALAGLGCSGIITLGIADASTVYEKGRGLLASIVFAVVNFGTSITPFITKFISARSLSWSVGVAAVFMFLTFLTIIVKIIYEKKNINKAETAI
- a CDS encoding transcriptional regulator translates to MKDFNDVAPVILPEEGFEGDYIIASYFYIAKSDEDIYEKAKSFAVGQTIGTWVPVPGITPEMKRKYGGKLVSIYDIPPAELTPDLPEETYHIIQIAFPDENFSPQFPMLMTTLLGNDVSTSAQVKLIDIKFSGKFLKAFKGPRFGTDGVYDYMGLGSERRPIVLNMIKPCLGYSASEGAAIFKQIALGGVDIIKDDELFADTSYSSIKDRVRLYKKAANEVYEQTGHLTRYCVNITDRFDKVLEHAKTAIEEGADFLMINFVSTGISVLQALSEMEEIKIPIVAHYATAGSMTESPFTGISTPLLLGKFARMCGADMSMFSSPYSTYPFLKRRYKQIADMHKLPFGGLRPTMPIIGGGVHPNSAEKIVNELGREVVLASGGAVLGHPMGPTEGARSMMQAAKALGKGISLAEAANQKGNEALKVSIEKWK